In one window of Acidimicrobiales bacterium DNA:
- the murB gene encoding UDP-N-acetylmuramate dehydrogenase, with the protein MEAPVDLAAARLGPRARRDEPIGARTTYRVGGNAALYVELLDEEGLAAVVGAVAESKVPLLVLGKGSNVLVADGGFDGLCVTLGGAFEELALPAAAPAGEGAAATVTAGGGLAYPVLARRLATAGLGGMSWAVGIPGSVGGAVAMNAGGHGAETADRLVAAELVHLDSGERHLAAAGDLDLAYRHSAVGAHDLVLAATFAVTAAPSGRLAEEIDEIVAWRREHQPGGRNAGSVFTNPPGDAAGRLLEEAGAKGLRVGSAVVSEKHANFIGVDSGGSADDVAALIEAACRLVAERLGVTLATEVRFVGFDR; encoded by the coding sequence ATGGAGGCCCCCGTCGACCTCGCCGCGGCGCGCCTCGGTCCCCGCGCGCGGCGCGACGAGCCGATCGGTGCGCGCACGACCTACCGGGTGGGCGGGAACGCCGCCCTCTACGTCGAGCTCCTCGACGAAGAGGGCCTCGCGGCGGTCGTCGGCGCGGTCGCCGAGAGCAAGGTGCCGCTCCTCGTGCTCGGGAAGGGCTCGAACGTGCTCGTCGCCGACGGCGGCTTCGACGGCCTCTGCGTCACGCTCGGCGGCGCCTTCGAGGAGCTCGCGCTGCCCGCGGCCGCGCCCGCGGGGGAGGGCGCCGCGGCCACCGTCACCGCCGGCGGCGGCCTCGCCTACCCCGTGCTCGCGCGGCGCCTCGCGACGGCGGGCCTCGGGGGGATGTCGTGGGCCGTCGGGATCCCCGGATCGGTCGGCGGCGCGGTGGCGATGAACGCCGGGGGCCACGGCGCCGAGACGGCGGACCGCCTCGTCGCCGCGGAGCTCGTGCACCTCGACAGCGGCGAGCGCCACCTCGCCGCCGCCGGCGACCTCGACCTCGCCTACCGCCACTCGGCGGTGGGTGCTCACGACCTCGTCCTCGCCGCCACCTTCGCCGTCACCGCCGCGCCGAGCGGGCGCCTCGCCGAGGAGATCGACGAGATCGTCGCCTGGCGCCGTGAGCACCAGCCCGGCGGCCGCAACGCCGGCTCGGTGTTCACCAACCCCCCCGGCGACGCCGCGGGGCGCCTCCTCGAGGAGGCGGGGGCGAAGGGGCTGCGCGTCGGGAGCGCCGTCGTCTCGGAGAAGCACGCGAACTTCATCGGCGTCGACAGCGGCGGCTCGGCCGACGACGTCGCCGCCCTCATCGAGGCGGCGTGCCGCCTCGTCGCCGAGCGCCTCGGGGTGACCCTCGCGACCGAGGTGCGCTTCGTCGGGTTCGACCGATGA
- the murC gene encoding UDP-N-acetylmuramate--L-alanine ligase, with product MSLDLTRPTRLHLVGIGGAGMSAIATVLAQMGHAVSGSDLKASATVERLRGLGVTVAIGHDAANVAGAEHVGISSAVSSSNVELLEAHRRGVPVHARAELLAAICATRRTLAVAGTHGKTTTSSMLALVLLEAGLSPSFIIGGEVNEIGTNAAFVEGEWLVVEADESDGTFLQLPAEVAVVTSVEPDHLEHFGSFAALTEGFAEFLRKAAGAVVCADDAGARALAPEGAVTYGFSEGADYRVSDFTTGRAEIAFGLIGPEGDLGRFTLPVPGAHNARNAAAALAAARLLGADPDAARRALARFAGVARRFQFRGEAGGVTFVDDYAHLPGEVAATLAAARGGGWERLVCVFQPHRYSRTESVGGDFGEAFVDADVVVITGIYGAGEAPRPGVSAKLVLDAVLNAHPETTAAYFPDRRELVGYLARLLRPGDCCLTLSAGDLTSLPDELLEVVTG from the coding sequence GTGAGCCTCGACCTCACCCGCCCGACCCGCCTGCACCTCGTCGGGATCGGCGGCGCCGGGATGAGCGCGATCGCCACCGTGCTCGCGCAGATGGGCCACGCTGTGAGCGGCTCGGACCTGAAGGCCTCGGCGACGGTCGAGCGGCTGCGGGGCCTCGGGGTCACGGTGGCGATCGGCCACGACGCGGCGAACGTCGCGGGCGCCGAGCACGTCGGGATCTCGAGCGCGGTGTCCTCGAGCAACGTCGAGCTCCTCGAGGCGCACCGCCGCGGCGTGCCGGTGCACGCCCGCGCCGAGCTGCTCGCCGCGATCTGCGCGACGCGCCGCACCCTCGCCGTCGCGGGAACCCACGGCAAGACGACGACGAGCTCGATGCTCGCCCTCGTCCTCCTCGAGGCGGGGCTCTCGCCGAGCTTCATCATCGGCGGCGAGGTGAACGAGATCGGGACCAACGCCGCCTTCGTCGAGGGGGAGTGGCTCGTCGTCGAGGCCGACGAGAGCGACGGCACCTTCCTGCAGCTGCCCGCCGAGGTGGCGGTGGTGACGAGCGTCGAGCCCGACCACCTCGAGCACTTCGGCTCCTTCGCCGCGCTCACCGAGGGCTTCGCCGAGTTCCTCAGAAAGGCCGCGGGCGCGGTCGTCTGCGCCGACGACGCCGGGGCGCGCGCCCTCGCCCCCGAGGGTGCCGTCACCTACGGCTTCAGCGAGGGCGCCGACTACCGGGTGAGCGACTTCACGACGGGGCGCGCCGAGATCGCCTTCGGCCTGATCGGCCCCGAGGGCGACCTCGGCCGCTTCACGCTGCCGGTGCCCGGGGCGCACAACGCCCGCAACGCCGCCGCCGCGCTCGCCGCGGCGCGCCTTTTGGGCGCCGATCCCGACGCCGCCCGCCGCGCCCTCGCGCGCTTCGCCGGCGTCGCCCGCCGCTTCCAGTTCCGGGGCGAGGCGGGCGGCGTCACCTTCGTCGACGACTACGCGCACCTTCCGGGCGAGGTCGCCGCGACCCTCGCGGCGGCGCGCGGCGGGGGCTGGGAGCGTCTCGTCTGCGTCTTCCAGCCGCACCGCTACTCGCGCACCGAGTCCGTCGGGGGCGACTTCGGCGAGGCCTTCGTCGACGCCGACGTCGTCGTGATCACCGGCATCTACGGCGCCGGGGAGGCGCCGCGACCGGGCGTCTCGGCCAAGCTCGTGCTCGACGCGGTGCTGAACGCGCACCCCGAGACGACCGCCGCCTACTTCCCGGACCGCCGCGAGCTCGTCGGCTACCTGGCGCGCCTGCTGCGCCCCGGCGACTGCTGCCTCACCCTCTCGGCCGGCGACCTCACGAGCCTCCCCGACGAGCTCCTCGAGGTGGTGACGGGCTGA
- a CDS encoding UDP-N-acetylglucosamine--N-acetylmuramyl-(pentapeptide) pyrophosphoryl-undecaprenol N-acetylglucosamine transferase, translated as MRGQGRLEVVLTGGGTGGHIEPALALARALERSGRERAALHFVGARRGMEGKAIGDAGFSISLLPGRGVRRRLAWSNVPALCGLALALLEACALLLRHRPRVVVTFGGYAGLPSSLAAVLLRIPLLVVNLDAIPGGANRLVARFAARTAMAFPAPLPRGVLTGAPLREAVLAAAAEEPSAARARLELPEGRAVLVVVGGSLGAGRLNEAALGLARRFAARDDLVLVHVCGARNYDEVAAERDALGIATGGGAGLDYRLLAFAAELPELFRAAALVVSRAGAMTVAELAAIGAPSLLVPLPNAPGDHQRRNTAELVRAGGALVVDDAEVTAEHLEALLGPLLAEPGRLEEMARAARSVGRLDATSRVVALIDELAKAAA; from the coding sequence GTGAGGGGGCAGGGCCGCCTCGAGGTCGTCCTCACCGGCGGCGGGACGGGCGGCCACATCGAGCCCGCGCTGGCGCTCGCCCGCGCGCTCGAGCGCTCGGGGCGCGAGCGCGCCGCGCTGCACTTCGTCGGCGCCCGCCGTGGCATGGAGGGAAAAGCGATCGGCGACGCCGGCTTCTCGATCAGCCTGCTCCCGGGGCGGGGGGTCCGCCGCAGGCTCGCCTGGTCGAACGTCCCCGCCCTCTGCGGCCTCGCGCTCGCCCTCCTCGAGGCCTGTGCGCTGCTGCTGCGCCACCGGCCGCGCGTCGTCGTCACCTTCGGCGGCTACGCCGGGCTGCCGAGCTCGCTCGCCGCGGTGCTGCTGCGCATCCCCCTCCTCGTCGTCAACCTCGACGCCATCCCCGGCGGCGCCAACCGCCTCGTCGCCCGCTTCGCCGCCCGCACGGCGATGGCCTTCCCGGCGCCGCTGCCGCGCGGCGTGCTCACCGGGGCGCCACTACGCGAGGCGGTGCTCGCGGCGGCCGCCGAGGAGCCGAGCGCGGCGCGGGCGCGTCTCGAGCTCCCCGAGGGGCGCGCCGTGCTCGTCGTCGTCGGCGGCTCGCTCGGCGCCGGGCGGCTGAACGAGGCGGCACTCGGCCTCGCCCGACGTTTCGCGGCGCGCGACGACCTCGTGCTCGTGCACGTCTGCGGCGCCCGCAACTACGACGAGGTCGCTGCCGAGCGCGACGCCCTCGGGATCGCCACGGGCGGAGGAGCGGGGCTCGACTACCGCCTCTTGGCCTTTGCCGCCGAGCTGCCGGAGCTCTTTCGCGCCGCCGCGCTCGTCGTCTCGCGCGCCGGTGCGATGACCGTTGCCGAGCTCGCCGCGATCGGCGCGCCAAGCCTGCTCGTGCCGCTGCCGAACGCCCCCGGCGACCACCAGCGGCGCAACACCGCCGAGCTCGTGCGCGCCGGCGGGGCCCTCGTCGTCGACGACGCGGAGGTGACCGCCGAGCACCTCGAGGCCCTCCTCGGCCCCCTCCTCGCCGAGCCGGGCCGCCTCGAGGAGATGGCGCGGGCGGCGCGCTCGGTCGGGCGCCTCGACGCCACGAGCCGCGTGGTCGCGCTCATCGACGAGCTCGCGAAGGCGGCGGCGTGA
- the ftsW gene encoding putative lipid II flippase FtsW has translation MTDLLGVRGTPVLRLLSGVGSARSHQRPVRDEPSGRAAHGSRRESRSERAAAAEVGTTRTRTTDLALVGRRDAARLGALTAAITGFGLVIVLSASSVVSIATYGSPWALFERQVMWTLLGAVAFLVCSRGDLRRLRKLAAPLLILTVLLLVVVLTPHIGRTAGGSSRWIGAGPIRLQPSELAKLAFALFAADLVARREQARDHVQVVVRPVVTVLGFIALLILKQPDMGTAIVLVSIGAAILYAGGTERRVLGVTFGGLLFVGSLLILSAPYRRSRFLSFINPFAHASTSGYQVVQSLEALGSGHLFGTGLGGSVAKWGFLPNAQTDFIFAVIGNELGLIGALAVLLAFVGLGILGLRIAARAADRFTSLLATGLTCWLVCEALINIGGVIGILPETGIPLPFLSFGGSSLVVTLGAVGLLVNIGRNPTLRTARPAPAAPAPRPRPRPAAARR, from the coding sequence ATGACCGACCTCCTCGGCGTGCGCGGCACGCCTGTGCTCCGCCTGCTGTCGGGCGTCGGCAGCGCGCGCAGCCACCAGCGCCCGGTGCGCGACGAGCCCTCGGGCCGCGCCGCGCACGGCTCGCGGCGGGAGAGCCGCAGCGAGCGGGCGGCGGCGGCCGAGGTCGGCACGACGAGGACGCGCACCACCGACCTCGCCCTCGTCGGCCGACGCGACGCGGCGCGCCTCGGCGCGCTCACCGCGGCGATCACCGGCTTCGGCCTCGTGATCGTGCTCTCGGCCTCCTCGGTCGTCTCGATCGCCACCTACGGCTCGCCGTGGGCGCTGTTCGAGCGGCAGGTGATGTGGACGCTCCTCGGGGCGGTCGCCTTCCTCGTCTGCTCGCGCGGCGACCTCCGCCGGCTGCGCAAGCTCGCCGCGCCGCTGCTCATCCTCACGGTGCTGCTGCTCGTCGTGGTGCTCACCCCCCACATCGGACGCACGGCGGGCGGCTCCTCGCGCTGGATCGGGGCGGGGCCGATCCGCCTGCAGCCCTCCGAGCTCGCGAAGCTCGCCTTCGCGCTCTTCGCCGCGGACCTCGTCGCCCGCCGCGAGCAGGCGCGCGACCACGTGCAGGTGGTCGTGCGCCCCGTCGTCACGGTGCTCGGCTTCATAGCGCTGCTGATCCTGAAGCAGCCCGACATGGGCACCGCGATCGTGCTCGTCTCGATCGGTGCCGCGATCCTCTACGCGGGGGGCACCGAGCGGCGGGTGCTCGGCGTCACCTTCGGCGGCCTGCTCTTCGTCGGCAGCCTGCTGATCCTCTCCGCCCCCTACCGGCGCTCGCGCTTCCTCTCGTTCATCAATCCCTTCGCGCACGCCTCGACCTCGGGCTACCAGGTCGTGCAGTCCCTCGAGGCCCTCGGCTCGGGCCACCTCTTCGGCACCGGCCTCGGCGGCTCGGTAGCCAAGTGGGGCTTCCTGCCGAACGCCCAGACGGACTTCATCTTCGCCGTGATCGGCAACGAGCTCGGGCTGATCGGCGCGCTCGCGGTGCTGCTCGCCTTCGTCGGCCTCGGCATCCTCGGCCTGCGGATCGCGGCGCGCGCCGCCGACCGCTTCACGAGCCTGCTCGCCACCGGGCTCACCTGCTGGCTCGTCTGCGAGGCGCTGATCAACATCGGCGGCGTGATCGGCATCCTCCCCGAGACCGGAATCCCGCTGCCCTTCCTCTCCTTCGGCGGCTCCTCGCTCGTCGTCACCCTCGGGGCGGTGGGGCTGCTCGTGAACATCGGCCGCAACCCGACGCTGCGCACCGCCCGCCCGGCGCCCGCCGCGCCGGCGCCGCGGCCGCGCCCCCGGCCGGCGGCGGCGCGGCGGTGA
- the murD gene encoding UDP-N-acetylmuramoyl-L-alanine--D-glutamate ligase → MGAKRHVARRALVVGFARTGRSVAVALARRGCAVTAVDDAGGAEMAAVAEVLGVAFVAAPDEGTLAGLVAEAEQVVVSPGVPPSHPIYRLATAPKLVAEIELAFSLTELPVVAVTGTNGKTTVTELVTEMLVASGRRALAAGNIGLPLIEAIDDERAELLVAEVSSFQLKYTATFAPTVATYLNLAEDHLDWHPTMEDYAASKARIFACQGADDVAVVNAEDPAVLAAAAGARSRRVTFGAGGDYEESAGFLVGPGGERLLPAAALPRRLPHDVANALAALATARAAGASPEGCRAALEGWHHPPHRVEFVAERGGVAYYDDSKATTPSAVVAALAGFEHVVLIAGGKNKGLDLGVIPRALGARRDSTLRAVVAIGEAAGEVAAAFSGLPLRRAATMAEAIGAAGELARPGDVVLLSPGCTSFDWYASYAARGEDFQNQVRALAVASGGGR, encoded by the coding sequence ATGGGCGCAAAGCGGCACGTCGCGCGGCGCGCCCTCGTCGTCGGCTTCGCCCGCACCGGGCGCTCGGTCGCCGTCGCCCTCGCGCGCCGCGGCTGCGCGGTCACCGCCGTCGACGACGCCGGCGGCGCGGAGATGGCCGCCGTCGCCGAGGTGCTCGGGGTGGCTTTCGTCGCGGCGCCCGACGAGGGGACGCTCGCCGGCCTCGTCGCCGAGGCAGAGCAGGTCGTCGTCAGCCCCGGCGTCCCGCCGAGCCACCCGATCTACCGCCTCGCCACCGCACCGAAGCTCGTCGCGGAGATCGAGCTCGCCTTCTCGCTCACCGAGCTGCCAGTGGTCGCTGTGACGGGGACCAACGGCAAGACGACGGTGACCGAGCTCGTCACCGAGATGCTCGTGGCCTCCGGCCGGCGCGCCCTCGCTGCGGGGAACATCGGCCTCCCGCTCATCGAGGCCATCGACGACGAGCGCGCCGAGCTGCTCGTCGCCGAGGTCTCCTCCTTCCAGCTGAAGTACACCGCCACCTTCGCCCCCACGGTGGCGACCTACCTCAACCTCGCCGAGGACCACCTCGATTGGCACCCGACGATGGAGGACTACGCCGCCTCCAAGGCGAGGATCTTCGCCTGCCAGGGGGCCGACGACGTCGCCGTCGTGAACGCCGAGGACCCGGCCGTGCTCGCCGCCGCGGCGGGGGCCCGCAGCCGACGCGTCACCTTCGGCGCCGGCGGTGACTACGAGGAGTCCGCGGGCTTCCTCGTCGGGCCGGGGGGCGAGCGGCTGCTCCCCGCGGCGGCGCTGCCCCGCCGCCTGCCGCACGACGTGGCGAACGCCCTCGCCGCCCTCGCCACGGCGCGCGCCGCGGGGGCGAGCCCCGAGGGCTGCCGGGCCGCCCTCGAGGGATGGCACCACCCCCCGCACCGTGTGGAGTTCGTCGCCGAGCGCGGCGGCGTCGCCTACTACGACGACTCCAAGGCCACGACCCCCTCGGCCGTCGTCGCCGCCCTCGCCGGCTTCGAGCACGTGGTGCTGATCGCCGGAGGGAAGAACAAGGGCCTCGACCTCGGCGTCATCCCGCGCGCCCTCGGTGCGCGGCGCGACTCCACGCTGCGCGCCGTGGTCGCGATCGGCGAGGCGGCAGGCGAGGTCGCGGCCGCCTTCTCCGGCCTGCCGCTGCGCAGGGCGGCGACGATGGCCGAGGCGATCGGCGCCGCCGGCGAGCTCGCCCGCCCCGGCGACGTCGTCCTCCTCTCGCCGGGCTGTACCTCCTTCGACTGGTACGCGTCGTACGCGGCGCGCGGCGAGGACTTCCAGAACCAGGTGCGCGCCCTCGCCGTCGCCTCGGGGGGCGGGCGATGA
- the mraY gene encoding phospho-N-acetylmuramoyl-pentapeptide-transferase has product MISIFTAGGIALLVAGFGTPMLLRSLRRRGVGQQIREDGPARHILKAGTPTMGGIAMIVAIVLAYLLGHLGTGTPFSAAGLLVVGAVMLAGVVGYADDWLKVRRRRSLGLNKRAKFSAQVAIGLLFALGARYLAHTSTALSLTRYSVPGVHLGTVLWVIWAVLIISASANAVNLTDGLDGLAAGSTAFASTALTLIAYWVYRHPTYAVHPALDLALAAVAIAGACVGFLWWNAAPARIFMGDTGSLAIGTGLACLALELNVQLLLPLLGGLFVIETLSVVVQVISYRCFGTRVLRMAPLHHHFELLGWPETTVIVRFWILSALFAAIGLGVFYADFLLGVHAVR; this is encoded by the coding sequence GTGATCTCGATCTTCACCGCGGGGGGCATCGCCCTCCTCGTCGCCGGCTTCGGCACGCCGATGCTGCTGCGCTCGCTGCGCCGTCGCGGCGTCGGCCAGCAGATCCGCGAGGACGGCCCGGCGCGCCACATCCTGAAGGCGGGGACGCCGACGATGGGGGGCATCGCGATGATCGTCGCGATCGTCCTCGCCTACCTGCTCGGCCACCTCGGCACGGGGACGCCCTTTTCCGCCGCCGGGCTGCTCGTCGTCGGCGCGGTGATGCTCGCCGGCGTCGTCGGCTACGCCGACGACTGGCTGAAGGTGCGCCGGCGCCGCAGCCTCGGCCTCAACAAGCGGGCCAAGTTCTCCGCGCAGGTGGCGATCGGCCTGCTCTTCGCGCTCGGTGCCCGCTACCTCGCGCACACGAGCACCGCCTTGTCCCTCACCCGCTACAGCGTCCCCGGCGTGCACCTCGGCACGGTGCTGTGGGTGATCTGGGCGGTCCTCATCATCAGCGCCTCGGCGAACGCCGTGAACCTCACCGACGGCCTCGACGGCCTCGCCGCCGGCTCCACCGCCTTCGCCTCGACGGCGCTCACCCTCATCGCCTACTGGGTCTACCGGCACCCCACCTACGCGGTGCACCCCGCGCTCGACCTCGCCCTCGCCGCGGTGGCGATCGCCGGAGCCTGCGTCGGCTTTTTGTGGTGGAACGCGGCGCCCGCCCGCATCTTCATGGGGGACACGGGCTCGCTCGCGATCGGCACCGGCCTCGCCTGCCTCGCCCTCGAGCTCAACGTGCAGCTGCTGCTGCCGCTGCTCGGTGGCCTCTTCGTGATCGAGACCCTCTCGGTCGTCGTGCAGGTGATCAGCTACCGCTGCTTCGGCACCCGCGTGCTGCGCATGGCGCCGCTCCACCACCACTTCGAGCTGCTCGGCTGGCCCGAGACGACGGTGATCGTCCGCTTCTGGATTCTCTCCGCCCTCTTCGCCGCGATCGGCCTCGGGGTCTTCTACGCCGACTTCCTGCTCGGCGTGCACGCGGTGCGCTGA
- a CDS encoding UDP-N-acetylmuramoyl-L-alanyl-D-glutamate--2,6-diaminopimelate ligase, whose protein sequence is MSTSALVRLDELVEAAAPLAVLGDPHGVSVSEIAFDHREVTPGALFCCLPGARVDGHDFAAAARRAGAVAFLCEHSLGPELAGCVQLVVPPGTARPAMARVAAAFYGNPATAMRTVGVTGTNGKTTTTYLLRAIFEQYGWRAGVVGTLDGARTTPEAPHLQRALARQRDAGCAASAIEVTSHALVQGRVEGVTFDVAVFTNLTQDHLDFHVTMEAYFEAKSRLFRSERARFGVVNADDPYGRRLLERSCIPMLGYSLGDVRDLEIGVSASSFRLGGRIIRLGLGGEFNVYNALAAAAAARSLGVSADAIVAGLEAAPSVPGRFEAIAGPDGVTAVVDYAHTPAGLEEVLRAARRAARFNAPGDQPRERGDGRLIVVFGCGGDRDRGKRPAMGAIACEFADLVVLTSDNPRSESPATVIEEIRAGMPAGAALHVEIDRRRAIAAALGEARPGDIVIVAGKGHETTQQFADRAVRFDDREVVRDEFARLAAHRGDGAGAARAPQ, encoded by the coding sequence ATGTCGACCTCCGCTCTCGTGAGGCTCGACGAGCTCGTGGAGGCCGCCGCCCCCCTCGCCGTCCTCGGCGACCCGCACGGCGTCTCCGTGAGCGAGATCGCCTTCGACCACCGTGAGGTGACGCCGGGGGCGCTGTTCTGCTGCCTGCCCGGGGCGCGCGTCGACGGCCACGATTTCGCCGCCGCGGCGCGCCGCGCCGGCGCCGTCGCCTTCCTCTGCGAGCACTCCCTCGGCCCCGAGCTCGCCGGCTGCGTGCAGCTCGTCGTGCCGCCGGGGACCGCCCGCCCGGCGATGGCGCGCGTCGCCGCCGCCTTCTACGGCAACCCCGCCACCGCGATGCGCACCGTCGGGGTGACCGGCACCAACGGCAAGACGACGACCACCTACCTGCTGCGCGCGATCTTCGAGCAGTACGGCTGGCGCGCGGGGGTCGTCGGCACCCTCGACGGGGCGCGCACCACCCCCGAGGCGCCGCACCTGCAGCGGGCGCTCGCCCGCCAGCGCGACGCCGGCTGCGCGGCGAGCGCGATCGAGGTCACCTCGCACGCGCTCGTGCAGGGCCGCGTCGAGGGGGTCACCTTCGACGTCGCCGTCTTCACCAACCTCACCCAGGACCACCTCGACTTCCACGTGACGATGGAGGCCTACTTCGAGGCGAAGTCCCGCCTCTTCCGCTCCGAGCGGGCGCGCTTCGGCGTCGTGAACGCGGACGACCCCTACGGGCGGCGCCTCCTCGAGCGCTCCTGCATCCCGATGCTCGGCTACTCCCTCGGCGACGTCCGCGACCTCGAGATCGGGGTCTCGGCGAGCTCGTTCCGTCTCGGCGGGCGGATCATCCGCCTCGGCCTCGGCGGGGAGTTCAACGTCTACAACGCCCTCGCCGCGGCGGCCGCGGCCCGCTCGCTCGGGGTGAGCGCCGACGCGATCGTCGCCGGCCTCGAGGCCGCCCCCTCGGTGCCGGGCCGCTTCGAGGCGATCGCCGGCCCCGACGGGGTGACCGCCGTCGTCGACTACGCGCACACCCCGGCGGGCCTCGAGGAGGTGCTGCGCGCCGCCCGGCGGGCGGCGCGCTTCAACGCGCCGGGCGACCAGCCCCGCGAGCGGGGCGACGGGCGGCTGATCGTCGTCTTCGGCTGCGGTGGCGACCGCGACCGCGGCAAGCGCCCGGCGATGGGCGCGATCGCGTGCGAGTTCGCCGACCTCGTCGTGCTCACCTCGGACAACCCCCGCTCGGAGTCCCCCGCGACGGTGATCGAGGAGATCCGCGCCGGCATGCCGGCCGGCGCCGCGCTGCACGTCGAGATCGACCGCCGGCGGGCGATCGCCGCGGCCCTCGGGGAGGCGCGCCCCGGCGACATCGTGATCGTCGCCGGGAAGGGTCACGAGACCACCCAGCAGTTCGCCGACCGCGCCGTGCGCTTCGACGACCGCGAGGTGGTCCGCGACGAGTTCGCGCGCCTCGCGGCGCACCGGGGGGACGGGGCGGGAGCGGCCCGCGCGCCACAGTGA
- a CDS encoding penicillin-binding protein 2, producing MNGARPAGARRAPRRAPHHHRVLGIGMCLVVAVLIIRLVVVQVLDGSRYAAYAAGEVNQKVSLPATRGAIYDAGGDLLAVSVPRADVVADDFQITDPAGEARQLARYLHLGQGKLTTLLSQQNGYVVLAKELPTSTETKIENLTLSGITFQADTQRLFPGSQLFQPLVGGVNAAGQGDAALEYQMNGSLSGRAGSEVVAEAPGGVVLPAGASDVVPPVQGASLVLTIDEPLQVEVTRDVEAQMKATHADSGIAVVEDVHTGAILAMVDLVTGAKGVIGPAQQNLAVTSIYQPGSVMKLATIAFAIQDHLISPDTVFTVPYALSLGGYIFQDAELHGTEQLPVRQILAQSSNIGTIKISQLLGLTRLASAFSTLGFGHFTGLGWPGESPGIIGTPSSWLGSAAGSVPIGTGVAVTPLQVLDAYNSVANGGVEVAPRIVKATVDATGQEKSLPPSPTHRTLLASTVSEVVPMLSGVVQDETGTALEARINGYCVAGKTGTAQVPDTTGLGYVPGDWNASFVGFVPAQAPQLSGIVVLNHPDTIYGGVVSAPVWAQIMSYALRHFSIAPPRAADGAPATCSVAK from the coding sequence GTGAACGGCGCCCGCCCCGCGGGGGCCCGCCGAGCGCCCCGCCGCGCCCCTCACCACCACCGCGTCCTCGGGATCGGGATGTGCCTCGTCGTCGCGGTGCTGATCATCCGTCTCGTCGTCGTGCAGGTCCTCGACGGCTCCCGCTACGCCGCCTACGCGGCGGGCGAGGTGAACCAGAAGGTGAGCCTGCCCGCGACCCGCGGCGCGATCTACGACGCCGGCGGCGACCTGCTCGCGGTCTCGGTGCCGCGCGCCGACGTCGTCGCCGACGACTTCCAGATCACGGACCCCGCCGGCGAGGCGCGACAGCTCGCCCGCTACCTGCACCTCGGCCAGGGCAAGCTGACCACGCTTTTGAGCCAGCAAAACGGGTACGTGGTGCTCGCCAAGGAGCTGCCGACGAGCACGGAGACCAAGATCGAGAACCTCACCCTCTCGGGCATCACCTTCCAGGCCGACACGCAGCGCCTCTTCCCCGGCAGCCAGCTCTTCCAGCCGCTCGTCGGCGGGGTGAACGCCGCCGGCCAGGGCGACGCCGCGCTCGAGTACCAGATGAACGGGTCGCTCTCCGGCCGCGCCGGGAGCGAGGTCGTGGCCGAGGCGCCGGGCGGCGTCGTCCTCCCCGCGGGGGCGAGCGACGTTGTCCCGCCGGTGCAGGGCGCGAGCCTCGTCCTCACGATCGACGAGCCGCTGCAGGTCGAGGTGACCCGCGACGTCGAGGCGCAGATGAAGGCGACGCACGCCGACTCGGGGATCGCGGTGGTGGAGGACGTGCACACCGGGGCGATCCTCGCGATGGTCGACCTCGTCACCGGGGCGAAGGGGGTGATCGGGCCGGCGCAGCAGAACCTCGCGGTGACCTCGATCTACCAGCCCGGCTCGGTGATGAAGCTGGCGACGATCGCCTTCGCGATCCAGGACCACCTGATCTCACCCGACACGGTGTTCACCGTGCCCTACGCCCTCTCGCTCGGGGGCTACATCTTCCAGGACGCCGAGCTGCACGGCACCGAGCAGCTCCCGGTGCGCCAGATCCTCGCCCAGTCCTCGAACATCGGGACGATCAAGATCTCCCAGCTCCTCGGCCTCACCCGCCTCGCCTCGGCCTTCAGCACCCTCGGCTTCGGCCACTTCACCGGGCTCGGATGGCCCGGCGAGTCGCCCGGGATCATCGGCACGCCGAGCAGCTGGCTCGGCTCCGCGGCCGGCTCGGTGCCGATCGGCACCGGCGTCGCCGTCACCCCGCTGCAGGTGCTCGACGCCTACAACTCCGTCGCCAACGGCGGGGTCGAGGTCGCGCCGCGCATCGTGAAGGCGACGGTCGACGCCACGGGCCAGGAGAAGAGCCTCCCGCCCTCGCCGACGCACCGCACGCTCTTGGCCTCGACGGTCTCAGAGGTGGTCCCCATGCTGAGCGGCGTCGTACAGGACGAGACCGGGACGGCCCTCGAGGCCCGGATCAACGGCTACTGCGTCGCCGGCAAGACGGGCACCGCGCAGGTCCCCGACACGACCGGGCTCGGCTACGTGCCCGGCGACTGGAACGCGAGCTTCGTCGGCTTCGTGCCCGCGCAGGCGCCGCAGCTCTCGGGGATCGTGGTCCTCAACCACCCCGACACGATCTACGGTGGCGTCGTGTCGGCTCCCGTGTGGGCGCAGATCATGTCCTACGCGCTCCGCCACTTCAGCATCGCTCCACCGAGGGCCGCCGATGGAGCGCCCGCGACCTGTTCCGTGGCGAAGTGA